The following are encoded together in the bacterium genome:
- a CDS encoding cation:proton antiporter, whose protein sequence is MLALAAGGFLAIRSLGSALAAPARPAAAATSAAAAPSDVLPHVLLALLVVIAAARALGAVFRRLHQPPVIGEVLAGILLGPSLLGRVWPEGAAFLLPPEVAPYLNVLAQVGIVLFMFLVGLELDTTMLGRQTHATVAISHASIVAPFLLGAGLALWLYPQLATADVPFTSFALFLGVAMSVTAFPVLARILTDRGLQRTKLGVVAITCAAVDDVSAWCLLALVVAIAQAQAASALVTLALTLAYVAAMFLVVRPLAPRLVARLEGTRVQQGALAGACLALLASALVTELIGIHAVFGAFFLGAVIPHDSQLARDLTNRLEDLVVVLLLPAFFAFTGMRTEIGLVHGLGQWAICAVVIAVACAGKFGGSAIAARLAGLDWRDAASLGVLMNTRGLMELVVLNIGLDLGVISPTLFAMLVMMAIVTTVATSPLLHLLQRDMQLRAAPDAAVTRPRPRLR, encoded by the coding sequence ATGCTGGCGCTGGCGGCCGGCGGATTTCTTGCGATCCGGAGCCTGGGCAGCGCGCTCGCGGCGCCGGCGCGGCCCGCCGCCGCCGCGACGAGCGCGGCGGCGGCGCCGAGCGACGTCCTGCCGCACGTCCTCCTGGCGCTCCTCGTGGTGATCGCCGCGGCGCGCGCGCTCGGCGCGGTCTTCCGCCGCCTGCACCAGCCGCCGGTGATCGGCGAGGTGCTCGCCGGCATCCTGCTCGGCCCCTCGCTGCTCGGCCGCGTCTGGCCCGAGGGCGCGGCGTTTCTGCTGCCGCCCGAGGTCGCCCCCTACCTGAACGTGCTGGCGCAGGTCGGGATCGTCCTCTTCATGTTCCTCGTCGGGCTGGAGCTCGACACCACGATGCTCGGGCGCCAGACGCACGCGACCGTCGCGATCTCGCACGCCAGCATCGTCGCGCCGTTCCTGCTCGGCGCGGGTCTGGCGCTGTGGCTCTACCCCCAGCTCGCCACGGCCGACGTCCCCTTCACGAGCTTCGCGCTCTTTCTCGGCGTGGCCATGTCGGTGACGGCGTTCCCGGTGCTGGCGCGCATCCTCACCGACCGCGGGCTCCAGCGCACCAAGCTCGGCGTCGTGGCGATCACCTGCGCCGCGGTCGACGACGTCTCGGCCTGGTGCCTGCTGGCGCTGGTCGTGGCCATCGCCCAGGCGCAGGCGGCGAGCGCGCTGGTCACGCTCGCCCTGACGCTGGCGTACGTCGCGGCGATGTTCCTCGTCGTGCGCCCGCTGGCCCCGCGTCTGGTCGCGCGGCTCGAGGGCACGCGCGTCCAGCAGGGCGCCCTCGCGGGGGCATGCCTGGCGCTGCTGGCGTCGGCCCTCGTCACCGAGCTGATCGGCATCCACGCCGTGTTCGGGGCGTTCTTCCTGGGCGCGGTCATCCCCCACGATTCGCAGCTGGCGCGCGACCTCACGAACCGGCTCGAGGATCTCGTCGTGGTGCTGCTGCTGCCGGCGTTCTTCGCGTTCACGGGCATGCGAACCGAGATCGGGCTCGTGCACGGCCTCGGGCAATGGGCCATCTGCGCGGTGGTCATCGCGGTCGCGTGCGCGGGCAAGTTCGGCGGCAGCGCGATCGCGGCGCGCCTCGCCGGCCTCGACTGGCGCGATGCGGCGAGCCTCGGCGTCCTCATGAACACGCGCGGTCTGATGGAGCTGGTCGTGCTCAACATCGGGCTCGATCTCGGCGTCATCTCGCCGACGCTGTTCGCCATGCTGGTGATGATGGCGATCGTCACGACGGTGGCGACGTCCCCCCTCCTCCACCTGCTCCAGCGCGACATGCAGCTCCGAGCCGCGCCCGACGCCGCCGTCACGAGGCCCCGGCCACGCCTGCGTTGA
- a CDS encoding DNA-3-methyladenine glycosylase 2 family protein, with the protein MRPDASEAGVTLRLPYRAPFAWDALADFLAHRAISGVETATRAGCRRALRVGDAVGTVAVRPLPDADALEARLEFAPPVAIDRVVARIRGVFDLDADPAAIGARLAADPTLAARWHRLPGVRVPGAWSGFELAVRAILGQQVSVRGATTLAGRLVARCGERAGAALLFPTPERLAGADLGGLGLTGARVATIDRLARAVAGGRLDLDGPAAPATLAALHALPGIGPWTVQYVAMRALRDPDAFLPTDVGVLRALARDGVRPTPRAAAERAEGWRPWRAYALMLLWLSGDGGNAPPIAPAPTERTFRTGRGRL; encoded by the coding sequence ATGCGACCCGACGCCAGCGAGGCCGGCGTCACGCTGCGCCTGCCCTATCGTGCCCCGTTCGCGTGGGACGCGCTTGCCGACTTCCTGGCCCATCGGGCGATCTCCGGCGTCGAGACCGCGACGCGCGCGGGCTGCCGGCGCGCGCTGCGTGTCGGCGACGCCGTCGGGACGGTCGCGGTCCGACCGCTCCCGGACGCGGACGCGCTCGAGGCGAGGCTCGAGTTCGCGCCCCCGGTCGCCATCGATCGTGTCGTCGCCCGCATCCGCGGCGTGTTCGATCTCGACGCCGATCCGGCCGCGATCGGCGCGCGGCTCGCCGCCGACCCCACCCTGGCCGCACGCTGGCACCGCCTGCCCGGCGTCCGCGTCCCCGGCGCATGGAGCGGCTTCGAGCTGGCCGTACGCGCGATCCTCGGGCAGCAGGTGAGCGTCCGCGGCGCGACCACGCTCGCCGGCCGTCTGGTCGCCCGCTGCGGCGAGCGCGCCGGCGCCGCACTCCTCTTCCCGACTCCGGAGCGCCTCGCCGGTGCCGATCTCGGCGGCCTCGGTCTCACCGGTGCCCGCGTCGCCACCATCGACCGCCTGGCGCGCGCCGTCGCCGGCGGCCGCCTCGACCTCGACGGCCCGGCCGCACCCGCTACGCTCGCGGCCCTGCACGCGCTGCCCGGCATCGGTCCGTGGACCGTGCAGTACGTGGCGATGCGCGCGCTGCGCGATCCGGACGCCTTCCTGCCCACGGACGTCGGCGTCCTGCGCGCGCTCGCGCGCGACGGCGTCCGGCCCACGCCGCGCGCGGCCGCGGAGCGCGCCGAGGGCTGGCGCCCCTGGCGTGCCTACGCGCTCATGCTCCTCTGGCTGAGCGGCGACGGCGGGAACGCTCCGCCGATCGCGCCGGCGCCCACCGAACGCACTTTTCGGACCGGGCGCGGGCGGCTATGA
- a CDS encoding zf-HC2 domain-containing protein: MTCREVRDRIAAWADDELGVEAALDVEAHLERCPTCQAAAERQRDFRTTVGALYPRPRMPETSRRALLRQLRPPRRAPRIAATALAASLAAVAAMWALRTPGLPAEVHAAVAMHEVAEHGLPPLGVTSSALPAVNRWLRDELPFAGEIAPGPASLRLAGAAAVRVGGARAAWVLYRDGAEPVSLFVLPPREWPAVGEAVHHRGIEFRTLEVGGHRVIAWNHDPVSYLLVSSIHRRPAEACAVCHVGPEAPAVAGFAMPSGS, encoded by the coding sequence ATGACCTGCCGCGAGGTGCGCGACCGCATCGCCGCGTGGGCCGACGACGAGCTGGGCGTCGAGGCGGCGCTCGACGTCGAGGCGCACCTCGAGCGCTGCCCGACGTGTCAGGCGGCGGCCGAGCGCCAGCGCGACTTCCGGACGACGGTCGGCGCGCTGTATCCGCGGCCGCGCATGCCCGAGACCTCGCGGCGCGCGCTCCTGAGGCAGCTGCGGCCGCCGCGCCGCGCGCCGCGCATCGCCGCGACGGCGTTGGCCGCGTCGCTCGCCGCCGTCGCGGCGATGTGGGCGCTGCGTACGCCGGGGCTGCCGGCCGAGGTGCATGCGGCGGTCGCGATGCACGAGGTCGCCGAGCACGGGCTGCCGCCGCTCGGCGTCACCTCGTCCGCGCTGCCGGCGGTGAACCGCTGGCTGCGCGACGAGCTGCCGTTCGCGGGCGAGATCGCGCCGGGGCCGGCGTCGCTGCGGCTCGCGGGCGCGGCGGCGGTGCGCGTCGGCGGCGCGCGGGCGGCCTGGGTGCTCTACCGCGACGGAGCGGAGCCGGTGTCGCTGTTCGTGCTGCCGCCGCGGGAATGGCCCGCGGTCGGCGAGGCGGTGCACCACCGCGGCATCGAGTTCCGCACCTTGGAAGTCGGCGGGCATCGTGTGATCGCGTGGAACCACGATCCCGTCTCGTACCTCCTCGTGTCCTCGATCCACCGGCGGCCCGCCGAGGCGTGCGCCGTCTGTCACGTGGGACCCGAGGCCCCGGCCGTCGCGGGGTTCGCGATGCCGTCGGGCAGCTGA
- a CDS encoding metallophosphoesterase codes for MPRRKDPETRWYEERDELFRALPHLDRRSFMKVAAAAASAALVNGVAVNPTSFSTVRVADATTAGEAFTFAYISDSHLYDRTLNDRFVNALMRAVDDVNRMDPQPDFVLYGGDLAQLGQASELDLGAQILKDLRAPVRMMVGEHDWFLDMGEKWKSLFGEETYSFDHKGVHFVTLMSVHEKDFWTERKMTPMERMLTVAGLDNGMQSRFEVTAPQREWLKNDLAKVSADTPVIVFSHSPLYHYYEPWNFWTVDAPEVQAILKKFKTVTVIHGHTHQMLTNRVGNIHFHGMLSTAWPWPYAPEGLPALTVQMNRPDPFDPNDGCGDGQVNVGAAGLVDKVYNLWNRNPISVPSGYLASNGKKDRPPTPTLTSF; via the coding sequence ATGCCGAGGCGCAAGGATCCCGAGACCCGCTGGTACGAGGAGCGCGACGAGCTCTTCCGCGCGCTGCCGCACCTGGACCGTCGCAGCTTCATGAAGGTCGCCGCCGCCGCCGCGAGCGCCGCGCTCGTCAATGGGGTGGCGGTGAACCCGACGTCGTTCTCCACCGTCCGCGTCGCGGACGCCACGACGGCGGGCGAGGCCTTCACCTTCGCGTACATCTCCGACTCGCACCTCTACGATCGGACGCTGAACGACCGCTTCGTCAACGCCCTCATGCGCGCGGTCGACGACGTCAACCGCATGGACCCGCAGCCGGACTTCGTCCTCTACGGCGGCGACCTCGCGCAGCTCGGCCAGGCGTCGGAGCTGGATCTCGGCGCGCAGATCCTGAAGGACCTGCGGGCGCCGGTCCGCATGATGGTCGGCGAGCACGACTGGTTCCTCGACATGGGCGAGAAGTGGAAGTCGCTGTTCGGCGAGGAGACCTACTCGTTCGACCACAAGGGCGTGCACTTCGTCACCCTGATGTCGGTCCACGAGAAGGACTTCTGGACCGAGCGCAAGATGACGCCGATGGAGCGCATGCTCACCGTCGCCGGCCTCGACAACGGCATGCAGAGCCGCTTCGAGGTGACGGCGCCGCAGCGCGAGTGGCTGAAGAACGACCTCGCGAAGGTGAGCGCGGACACGCCGGTGATCGTGTTCTCGCACTCGCCGCTCTACCACTACTACGAGCCCTGGAACTTCTGGACCGTCGACGCACCCGAGGTGCAGGCGATCCTGAAGAAGTTCAAGACCGTGACCGTCATCCACGGCCACACGCACCAGATGCTCACCAACCGCGTCGGCAACATCCACTTCCACGGCATGCTGTCGACGGCGTGGCCGTGGCCGTACGCGCCCGAGGGCCTGCCGGCGCTGACCGTGCAGATGAACCGGCCCGATCCGTTCGATCCCAACGACGGCTGCGGCGACGGGCAGGTGAACGTCGGCGCCGCGGGGCTCGTCGACAAGGTCTACAACCTCTGGAACCGCAACCCGATCTCGGTGCCCAGCGGCTATCTCGCGTCGAACGGCAAGAAGGACCGCCCGCCGACGCCCACCCTGACCAGCTTCTGA
- a CDS encoding sigma-70 family RNA polymerase sigma factor, protein MTDRNAARSAFEAQVRAVLDPLYGFACALVPPPEADDLTQVACLRALEHWSGFTPGTSFKTWIFTILKNEFIDRYRRERRRSERQLELAVPLDGPAEGLESALIAHQWDAEVRDALLALPEGFREPVYLKDVAGFAYREIAEIAGCPLGTVMSRLARGRAMLRTALAKQATERGLLRRATDVRVAR, encoded by the coding sequence ATGACCGACAGGAACGCGGCGCGGAGCGCCTTCGAGGCTCAGGTGCGGGCGGTGCTCGACCCGCTCTACGGGTTCGCCTGTGCCCTCGTGCCGCCGCCCGAGGCCGACGATCTCACCCAGGTCGCCTGCCTGCGCGCCTTGGAGCACTGGAGCGGCTTCACGCCGGGGACCAGCTTCAAGACCTGGATCTTCACGATCCTCAAGAACGAGTTCATCGACCGCTACCGCCGCGAGCGGCGGCGCTCCGAGCGCCAGCTCGAGCTGGCGGTGCCGCTCGACGGACCGGCCGAGGGGCTCGAGTCCGCGCTCATCGCACATCAGTGGGACGCCGAGGTGCGTGACGCGCTCCTGGCGCTGCCCGAGGGCTTCCGCGAGCCGGTGTATCTGAAGGACGTCGCCGGCTTCGCATACCGCGAGATCGCGGAGATCGCGGGCTGCCCGCTCGGCACGGTGATGTCGCGGCTGGCGCGCGGGCGGGCCATGCTGCGGACGGCGCTGGCCAAGCAGGCGACCGAGCGCGGGCTGCTGCGACGGGCGACGGACGTGCGGGTGGCGCGATGA
- a CDS encoding SDR family oxidoreductase: MSRLAGERVLVTGSTAGIGAQTAIRCAREGAAVAVHGRDAARGAAVVDAITRAGGTAVFLPADLADEAACSALVDDAAERLGGLTVLVNNAAAAGGQRPFDQLDTARWEAVLRVNLTAVAWLCRAAVPHMLHAGHGSIVNVSSRQAQRPSGGLTAYAASKGGLEALTRTLAVEYGRRGIRCNALSVGYVLNERRDADLTPERRVELEAMHLTRLGEPDDVAWAVVYLASRESAFVTGVLLPVDGGGTIARGRTLG; this comes from the coding sequence GTGAGCCGGCTCGCCGGCGAACGCGTCCTCGTCACCGGCTCCACCGCCGGCATCGGCGCGCAGACGGCCATCCGCTGCGCCCGCGAGGGCGCCGCCGTGGCGGTGCACGGGCGGGACGCCGCGCGCGGCGCGGCCGTGGTCGACGCCATCACGCGCGCCGGCGGGACGGCCGTCTTCCTGCCCGCCGACCTCGCCGACGAGGCCGCCTGCAGCGCACTCGTGGACGATGCGGCGGAGCGCCTCGGCGGCCTCACCGTGCTGGTGAACAACGCGGCGGCGGCCGGCGGCCAGCGCCCGTTCGACCAGCTCGACACCGCACGCTGGGAGGCCGTCCTGCGCGTCAACCTGACCGCCGTCGCCTGGCTGTGCCGCGCGGCCGTCCCGCACATGCTGCACGCCGGACACGGCTCGATCGTGAACGTCTCGTCGCGCCAGGCGCAGCGTCCGAGCGGCGGCCTCACGGCCTACGCCGCCAGCAAAGGCGGTCTCGAGGCGCTGACGCGCACGCTCGCCGTCGAGTACGGCCGGCGCGGCATCCGCTGCAACGCGCTGTCGGTCGGCTACGTCCTGAACGAACGCCGCGACGCCGATCTCACCCCCGAGCGGCGCGTCGAGCTCGAGGCGATGCACCTGACGCGCCTCGGCGAGCCCGACGACGTCGCCTGGGCGGTCGTCTATCTCGCGAGCCGCGAGAGCGCGTTCGTCACCGGCGTGCTGCTGCCGGTCGACGGCGGCGGCACCATCGCCCGCGGCCGCACGCTCGGCTGA
- a CDS encoding cytochrome-c peroxidase — protein MAEQRAELAKLQGQLDVTAPPPGYDPVIWATLVPADNAMTPERVELGRKLYFDSRLSRDGTVACATCHDVSRGFTDQRNVSEGIEDKLGRRNAPTTLNAVFFQTQFLDGRVPSLEEQAKLPITNPIEMGQPDGAAAMKNVADDPEYEDLFQKAYGRAPNFDDLARAIAAFERTLVFLDSPFQKFLAGDKGAISENAQLGWALYNGKARCVSCHPINGANPIGSDNRFHNIGVAARHQDFEKLAAQAQVALRGKTGGAALEAIDKLALETDLSELGRFLVTQNRSDMGAFKTLQVRNIGITAPYMHDGSMQTLWDVIDHYNKGGEANLFLDGGIEPLALSEPEIDQLVELLFTMTDSRLGAQNNAEMTRQKAIAATKRPFRDTDLAMRKVLPFETRLKQDQAAAAGAKEN, from the coding sequence ATGGCCGAGCAGCGCGCGGAGCTGGCGAAGCTCCAGGGGCAGCTCGACGTCACGGCGCCGCCGCCGGGCTACGACCCGGTGATCTGGGCGACGCTCGTGCCCGCCGACAACGCGATGACGCCCGAGCGCGTCGAGCTGGGGCGCAAGCTCTACTTCGACTCGCGGCTCTCGCGCGACGGCACCGTCGCCTGCGCGACCTGCCACGACGTCAGCCGCGGCTTCACCGACCAGCGCAACGTCTCCGAGGGCATCGAGGACAAGCTCGGCCGGCGCAACGCGCCGACGACGCTGAACGCCGTCTTCTTCCAGACCCAGTTCCTCGACGGTCGCGTGCCGTCGCTCGAGGAGCAGGCGAAGCTGCCGATCACGAACCCGATCGAGATGGGCCAGCCCGACGGCGCCGCGGCGATGAAGAACGTCGCCGACGATCCCGAATACGAGGACCTCTTCCAGAAGGCCTACGGCCGGGCGCCGAACTTCGACGACCTGGCGCGTGCCATCGCCGCCTTCGAGCGCACGCTCGTCTTCCTCGACTCGCCCTTCCAGAAGTTCCTCGCCGGCGACAAGGGCGCGATCTCCGAGAACGCGCAGCTCGGCTGGGCGCTCTACAACGGCAAGGCGCGCTGCGTGAGCTGCCACCCGATCAACGGCGCCAACCCGATCGGCAGCGACAACCGCTTCCACAACATCGGCGTCGCCGCCCGCCACCAGGATTTCGAGAAGCTCGCCGCGCAGGCGCAGGTGGCGCTGCGGGGAAAGACCGGCGGCGCCGCGCTGGAGGCGATCGACAAGCTGGCGCTCGAGACCGACCTCTCGGAGCTCGGCCGCTTCCTCGTCACCCAGAACCGCTCCGACATGGGCGCCTTCAAGACGCTCCAGGTGCGCAACATCGGCATCACGGCGCCGTACATGCACGACGGCTCGATGCAGACGCTGTGGGACGTCATCGACCACTACAACAAGGGCGGCGAGGCGAACCTCTTCCTCGACGGCGGCATCGAGCCGCTCGCGCTCAGCGAGCCCGAGATCGACCAGCTCGTCGAGCTGCTCTTCACGATGACGGATTCGCGCCTCGGCGCGCAGAACAACGCCGAGATGACGCGGCAGAAGGCGATCGCCGCGACCAAGCGGCCGTTCCGCGACACCGACCTGGCGATGCGCAAGGTGCTCCCGTTCGAGACCCGTCTGAAGCAGGACCAGGCGGCGGCCGCCGGGGCGAAGGAGAACTGA